From a region of the Syngnathus typhle isolate RoL2023-S1 ecotype Sweden linkage group LG12, RoL_Styp_1.0, whole genome shotgun sequence genome:
- the dcp2 gene encoding m7GpppN-mRNA hydrolase produces the protein MFSPNMETKRLEIPSGILDDLCSRFILHIPSEERDNAIRVCFQIELAHWFYLDFCIPNTPAAPHCGIRDFAKAVFQHCPFLLPHGEDVQKVLEQWKEYKMGVPTYGAIILDELFESVLLVQGYLAKSGWGFPKGKVNEDEAPHDCAVREVLEETGFDIKNCIDKDMYIEQKITDQLVRLYIIPGVSKDTKFYPKTRKEIRNIEWFPIEKLPCHRNDMTPKSKLGLAPNRFFMAIPFIRPLKDWISRLKGEPPDSDDDFASNGTTPGKTSDNTRSKSRRITAIEVFSGDCYTKYKQQQKELSQYELNQSQHLKGNGKKSQESSYLKKGLNENGFSSQQKEDKRVISRRLQDRFEKGGISCSSFNGQQTVHQKDLEHLLSSKTFLSFKFDKDAIMRCFDF, from the exons TCGATTCATTCTACACATTCCCAGTGAGGAAAGGGACAACGCTATCCGGGTGTGCTTCCAGATTGAGTTGGCACACTGGTTTTACCTTGACTTCTGCATCCCGAACACTCCAGCCGCTCCTCACTGTGGGATAAGAGACTTTGCCAAAGCTG TATTCCAACACTGCCCTTTCCTTTTGCCCCATGGAGAAGATGTGCAGAAAGTCCTCGAACAGTGGAAAGAGTACAAGATGGGTGTCCCTACTTATGGCGCAATCATTCTTGATGAGTTATTCGAGAGT GTATTGCTTGTTCAGGGCTACCTTGCAAAGTCAGGCTGGGGCTTTCCCAAAGGGAAAGTGAATGAGGATGAAGCGCCTCATGATTGTGCCGTTCGTGAA GTGTTAGAAGAAACAGGCTTTGACATTAAGAATTGTATTGACAAAGATATGTACATAGAGCAGAAAATCACTGACCAGCTTGTGCGGCTCTATATCATACCAGGAGTATCCAAGGATACAAAGTTTTATCCCAAAACGAGAAAAGAAATCAGG AATATCGAGTGGTTCCCGATTGAAAAGCTACCATGTCACAGGAACGACATGACCCCAAAGTCTAAACTTGGACTTGCCCCCAATAGGTTTTTCATGGCCATTCCATTCATAAG GCCGCTAAAAGACTGGATTAGCAGGCTGAAAGGCGAGCCTCCAGATAGTGATGACGACTTTGCAAGCAATGGCACCACTCCGGGCAAAACCTCAGACAATACACG ATCCAAATCCCGGCGCATCACTGCTATTGAAGTATTTTCTGGAGATTGCTATACCAAATacaagcagcagcagaaggAGCTGAGCCAATATGAGCTGAACCAG AGCCAACACTTAAAAGGCAATGGGAAGAAATCCCAGGAGTCATCTTATCTGAAGAAAGGACTAAATGAAAATGGATTCAGCAGCCAGCAG AAGGAAGATAAACGGGTCATTTCCAGAAGACTACAAGACAGATTTGAGAAAG GTGGGATTTCATGCAGTTCTTTTAATGGTCAACAGACTGTCCATCAAAAAGACTTGGAGCACCTTCTGTCATCCAAAACGTTCCTCAGTTTTAAATTTGACAAAGATGCCATCATGAGATGTTTTGACTTCTGA